Within Topomyia yanbarensis strain Yona2022 chromosome 2, ASM3024719v1, whole genome shotgun sequence, the genomic segment TTTAAACGCGATGAGCGAAGTAGGCATAAAGCGTAAATAGCactaatttatgaaaaaaaaatatttggaaatatgtttcatatttcagaaTATGAATCGATGAAACAAACCATGGACACGACAACAAAAAACAGCGAGCATTTAACGAAACTCTTCGTCGAATTCCATCATAAAAAATCTTATATATTTCATTTTTGCTTATATTGAGTGATACTAACGAATAATTCCTTCTCTTGCTTTCCCTAAAATATAAGTTCTCGATTTAAACTACAGTCACGGTCCACAAGCTAACAAAACGTGACCTTTATTTTAAGACGATACGTTCTAATAACTTATAACACTGATGCTAAATATTCTTGCTGTTTGATATTTGCATTTATGGTATCAGTTCTACACAGTTGCCTATTATATGTATTTCTTAACAACAATATAAACAGAAGTCGTTAAATGTACTACTTCGCTGCGACGTCAACTAAAAATTACaccaaacacacacatacacctaCAATAAGCATTCACGGTGTCATTATGTAAGCGAAAGAATTCGAAATAAAGTAATTTTGCCAAAAATGCAAACTGCCTCTTACTGCTGGTACATTGAAGAGAGTCATATAACCAATTTATTTAATCCTGATAGGAGTAATTTGAGACAAGAacgtaaatattttttattttaattagacAACCCTCAACACAAATTTTGTAGAGGGACTATTAGTAACTATTTATTTGCAAATTATTGTCGTTTATAAATCGGAGTATATTCATTTTAGTGTATCGTATAACAATGTTTCTTCTCAAATATTCCCTGTCTGTAGCGACGaagagtaaaaaatataaatttgcgTTCCACGCGCAGATCCCATAACGATTACAGATCCCAAAAATCATTCTACGAATGATTGCCTTGCCGTAGTTTGTTCAACCGACTGGCCTGCAGACGCTTAAGTGCATCCTGACGTTTCTGCTCTATTTCACGCTTTGTGCATTGCCGCCGATCACTGGACGGCACATCCTCGCTCGGACGTACCGATACTACAACATCGCGAGGAAGTCGCTTCGCTCGGTTGCTGCATCCTGGTGAGTTAACCTTCGGACTCGGTGATTCGGGCATAGACCGGTGTCGCGTCAGTGTACTGACTCGTCTGGAATTTGATCCGGGCACATTTTTAGTTACGGACTCCTCAATCATTTGCGAAGCTTTAAGAAGAAATGAATCCGAGTCGGAATCGTTCAGTAGCTCATCGCTGTTCAAATCGAAATCTTCAGTTGTTCGGCTTTTAAAAAGGCTTCTTTCTTTTCCCAGTTTATTCTCTTTGCCTTGAGTGAAGGTTGGTACCGATTTTTCTCGCAAGGGTCGACATTTTTCGTGAGACTTCTTCCTTTCAATTGCCTGGCTGGCCTGCAAAAGCAAACAGTCAAGCTCAGAATCATTGAAAGAATCCGTTTGAAAAGATTTGGGTATCTTAGGTTCCTCTTTCTCTATGCCCGGAGAGGACGGAGGCGACGCTGGTGCAATCACATCGATAGACAAGTTTTTCTGCTCCAAATCGGCGTCGTCAGTTTCGTTCGCCTGTAACATTTTTAATTCGGATTGAAACTTATAAAACCCCGTCAGATGACTGGTTGATCTTCCACTCTGCCCGGAAGAAAATTCTGAATCTTTGTTGGAAACAAAAATTTGACACGCCAAAGGCCGTTTTCTCAGGTTACTTGCAACGGCCCGCTTTGGGCTGTTCCAGGCCCATGCAACTCCAGATATTGAGTTGTTGATATCCTGTGACATGGGTATCGGAGAATTCTCACAATCGTACGTTGCGGGCGACTCATTCTTATAGGACGATCGCTGACGTCTGCTTTGTGGTGTACTGTAACTGAAACCTGCACTTGAATCGAGTCCACAAGTTGATCGGGCACGATCTCCGATCGGAGATTTCGGCGATTCTGATCTCCTAACTAGGGACAAACTAAATCGGCTTCGTCTTGAGGACATCGTTCCGTTGTGAGAATGAGCACTTATTTTGATGAAATTCCTTTATTTTGTAACAGTTTATAACGTCTGAAGAGTGAAAACACAACAATAATTGCGAGCTgttttgatccagtcctaacctcaaatTAGTTATTCCacgagacgtttctgatcagctgttTTTTACTGTTTATTTCTTTTGACGTTTCTCGGTCGGGTCTTCGTTCGACAAAATTGTTGGATTCGATGCAACATCGAACGAATATGATTATCGATATCGATATAGATTTTCGTCGGACGGGTTTTCTGTTTGGGAGAAAAACCCATCCCAGCCAATAAAAAGGCAGATGAGGAGATTCAGGCGAAGCGGAATATTTTGACATCGCCCGGTAAACGAAAAGGTGGCGGGGCAGGTTaaactacactgaaaaaacttaacacgttaacatcatgtgAAAACCTGttgaattatttcaatccacaaacacatgaaatgcacacggttgccaCTTGAATATCCGTTCGAGTGTGGGAAATATGGTTTTCAAATGAGATTCATGCGAACATGGTGTGAAAAGCACATTGTTTTACTTATAGATTTCATTGGCAGAAGAATCGCTGAAATCAATtaggtcattaagctatatatagttttccgttccattcaataaattttaggtccaatatacataatataacattatttcaaaaaaaaacttcgttgtaatacgtaaaaacgatttttttgtttttttttaaataaatcttatgtaaacttgacaaccatacataggaaaactgcggttgtttacatctggcctatcaggacaacacccaaaatgaaaaaaactatatgcaatggatggtgtttatgtcaaataaaaataaccctccgggaaaaccgagaaaacatgccctaattttttctgacagggcatcaattgtcgtgaaattcgatatgtcaaatccttcctatagtgtcaaatccagactgtcaacatatttctttattttaaattttaatattattttcaagtttcctgagttggaaaaaaaacattgttgcaatcacgaaaatcagctttatcgatgtaagtaataaaaaacgacattttttctcatttaatgacccaattgttttacatgtagaaatgcaCTACATGTTTTTCATGCGAAAGTCATGTGGAAAGCTCATATTTTACGGCTCAATAGCATGGCAATGAACATTCAATGGGTAAATATATTTACGTGGAATTTGTTTGAGTTCAATTTGAAACACCACATGAATTGCTTTTTCATGGATTTTCAGGTGAAATTCAAAGGGAAatcatttattttacttttgaaCATGAGAACACACATTGAAAGTGATGTTTGATTGTATATGGTTTTATAGTgtcgattattttcagtgtagATGCGGGTGATCAGTAGCTATTGAAAATTTGTTCTAGGCTACAATGATAAAAATCCGAAAGTACATTCTATTTGTTTCAACCCACAAAAacccatatgaagaagaaatgctaatgttTTCACTCATTATCacaaactatgtatgcacattgcgcacacataagttatatatgcgtattgttatagaatcgggttttatgtgccttaaAGTTATAAAaagtgaatgtaagattaatatttcttgtgtaTGCatacattaggtttatgtgccagcaaatagtgtctacaTGCCaccgctaattgcaaaaatctatgtgtaaaattaaTAGAGATAACATTTACATTTTTCATTCATTCCCGCCGTAACTTACCGCTTACtgtaaaggggggggggggactttgCCACCGTGaccgaccactattcaggttatcttttgatACTGCCCCTGTTTACTCTATATGTTACAAATCACctgaatccaatgtagttggaagcgagttgatTGTTTATCCACATGTGTCTATAGTTACTACATTctatagttaggcggagacaaaAACTGGTAAAATGGCAACTGTGTTCTCAGAAATAAAATTCTGGCACCCCGTGCAATTGTTCAAACTTTACAAAACGCTCCTTATTACAGTACTGAAACGAACTATTTAATCAATTAATAACGTAAACTTTGCAGCAATGAAGTGCTTAAAAACTGCGCGAACAGTTCTCGATGTCAGATAAAAAATGTGGCTTATTTTCGTTTCCCGAAGCAGGAAAACTTAAGGAAAGAGTGGCTTGATTTTTGTCAACTTGCAATAGATTTCGTTGTTCCGGAAAAGGCTAGATTATGCAGTGTATGTTATTGCTTTTATTGCTTGAGAAGTTATATTATCCATTTTTAACAGCTCCACTTTGATGAAAAAAGTTTATATTTGTCTCCAAGcggtaaaattttgaaaaccagTCATGCAGTTCCGGTTTTTCGAGATGTTCCGCAACTGCATCTGGCATCGGCAGATTTTCGAAAAGATGAACGCTGTGCTCCCGTTATTTCCGGAAACGATCAAAGCATTGCAATTCAGCACCAAATAGGTTTGCGAAAAACCGAGCAGGCCCTACAGTACATTCACATGGAGTTTTTGGATGAAGCATTTCTCCATCCTGAAGGACTGGGCGGTATTGAGCTTGGCAAACAGTTGGTGTTAGTAGAGAGCTGTGAACAATGCAGTGGAACGTTAAAGTGAGCGGGTTATTTtctatatttagtttttttttaaattaacttataaaatatttcagcaaCCTTCAAGAAGAGAACAAGGCATTAAAaagaaaattggaggatgtgcAGGCAAAAATGACCACCGACCAATTCCGTTTAATgaccgaaaatttaaaaaaaattaaagagtgGTCAGAGGAAAGTATTGTAGAAGGTCTTCAATGTAAATTTTCGTGTGGATCGACAGCATATGAAATCGAACGAAAGAAGCGGTTTCTGCCTAGTAGTCGAACATTAAGAGAGCGACTTCAGTCACTTCATTTCGAAAGCGGCATATTGGATGAAGTTTTCAATCTTCTGCTCCACAAAGTAAGCTGCGTTAGTGAATCCGACAGAAATTGTGTTCTGATTTTCGACGAGATGGCCATTCAACCCGGATTAAATTACTGTAATAATTTGAAAAGATTCGTAGGTAATAACACCCTTCCAAATCACTCAGGCTTAGCAAACAATGTCCTAGTTTTTATGCTGGCTGGGCTCAAAGCAAGGTGGAAACAAATCGTTGCTTATTTTTTCACGGGTGATAAAGTCGAACATGGatgtttaaaatcgattttgttcgACGTGGTCCGAAAAACTGAGCTGACCGGTCTTCGCGTGCATGCAGTAATCAGTGATTGTGGAGGTATGCCTATTTATATGACCTAACAACCTCTCGAGTTTCCAGCTGTTTAAAAAAGCCATACATTTTAAAATCCTAGTTATTTGGAACAGTATGATTACAgttaatctagaaaaaattaattaaaactattaatAATAACTTGGTGATATACACACTCCAACATTAAAAGACAAAAGCAAAGCTCTTgtttattttgataaatttcgtAGATGATTTGCCAACGACGCTATGCTCGCCCCCaaatcaatttttgcttttgatCAATTCTCGCTAAGCTAATTTATAATCTACTTTTTCTATTCATAATGCCAGATAGTGTACATGTATTCAAAAGCATGATCCAAGGCTGGATTGCGAACCGCACTATTGAGATAGACATGCGAATTGTGGAAGCGAGTGGTTTAAGTACGCCTATGGCCGATATTTTCCATTTAAGAGAGCTGGTTTTGTATGAACAGGGCTGCGATCTCCGTATGGCATGCGGATTAAAACTCGAAGATGTGGACTTCTCAAAAAGTACCTCCAATTTTGAGAAAATGAAAGTTAAAAACTCCACGAAGTACGTGAGTCATGGAATTGCAGCTGCACTACGATTGTTCAGTGATGAAACTGGGAGGAAAGATGTAATGACAACAGCTTTTTTGATAGATCAAATAGCTTACTGGTTCTCACACATGACCACTCGTTCAATTCAGCTAGCGTTTAgcaaaagaaatgaaaattcttATGCCACTTTGGTTTCATCATTGAATACGTTTCGGTCCATCATCTATAGCTGTAAAGTTGGGTCCGAGAGGAGATGTAAACCATGGCAATCCGCAGTAGTAATGGTGACCGACAGCATGCTCAGGCTTCAAGAAAAGTTTTTGCGTGACGAAggattcgatttttttcttggTGGAAGATTGACACAAGACTCGTTGGAAAATATTTTCTCTCAACTCAGAAGTCGGCAAGGTCGGCCAAATGCACTACAGATTAAGAACAACCTTAAGCTACTCACGGTTTCACAATATCTTAACGATATTGCAGCAACCTCTTACGAATGGGACGAAAGCGATTGGTTACTTGATTTTCCCAAACAGCTAGCAACTAAAcgcacacaagaaaaaaaatcgagtgATGTCTGTATTGAATCTCCAAATATTTGCGAAAATGAAGTACCATCTGATGACGAGAATATGATCGAGGAATGTAGTGCATTATGTAGTAGATCATCTGAACAGAACGTCGTATACTATCTGTCGGGTATGATTATGCGTCAGATATCGCTTCGATCTCAAGTTTGCAATTACTGTATAAAATGCTGTACTTCAACTGAGATTCCTATGGATGATGTTACATTTTTTACTAAACTGAAAGATTACACAGGCAATGCATTgacataaaaaaaaatatcgaccATCTTCGACTTGTGAATACTaatttggacaaaaacttattcaGACTTATGTCAAATATACCTGCAGCCCACATGCCAAATTGCCATCAAATCcgtgaaaaaataattaaaaaatacatagtCTTCCGTTTACGAATCAGCCGAGTCACTGTTCCTCGCGAAAAACGTCAGGATAGTAAGTCGATGGcaatataaaaatgttttattcttttttttaatgtaATTTGCTTTTTTGTCATATTAAACCTCAATTTAAACTAAACTATATGTCACACTTCAAGCCAGAAAACATTTTATCAAAAATTTGCAGAAACAATAAATTAGTGTTTTTATTATCACCACGATTTCAATACCTCCTtcacatattttcaaaaacataacattttgtgacgtcatgctcgattggctccggcatttgacatgttcaattggctccgctcagtgtctccgcctaactatgaatgtAGTAACTATACATGTGTCGTCTTaaccgggtagtacattattaatgtagccGAGGATTCGTTTGGGATAGGTATGCCATACTTCGGGAGGTATCATAAGAGGCCTTTCGAAGTATcgctttcttcgaaaaaaaaataatggtgcACAATGACAGAGGTTATATTCCGAGCACTCGAGCTCGTAGTTACAGAATCGACAAATGTCTCCATTACTTTTGCCATTTTTCAGGTGATACTTGGCAGGACAATGTCCTGTAAATAAACCTGCGATTATACGTAAgacttttcattttagatccgACCATTGCTTGTCGAGCACCTACTAcgttcatttatttagttcaacatcaatttcatgataacacCGAATCAAAATCCTCCACATGTTCGGCCGATAATGTCCATGTAGTCCGCGATGCATACAAATTGGCTGGATTTCGGGAAGATCGTGCCCCGGCTGTTGAGCCcggctcgtcgcatcacaccttACAGAGtgatgttgaatagtagacacgagagtccatcaccttgtttcagtccccgtcgagattcgaatggactggaaagttcacccgaaatccttacgctgtttCCCAGTAAACGGAAAGGCGGCTAGGCAggttaaactagatgctggcgatcggtaggctattgaaactttgttctaggctgcccgccgtaacttgccgttcgctgtaaaagtagtgtgggtttgtacaccgtccattgttgctttgatcagtctagtcagcttcccgggaaagctgttttcgtccatgattttccatacctctacgcggtcgatactgtcgtatgacgccttgaagtcgatgaacaggtgaagATGCattgggacctggtattcacggaaTTTCTGTAGGATTTGCCCtacggtgaagatctggtccgttgtcgaccggtcatcgatgaagccggcttgataacttcccacgaactcatttactttaggtgatagacgacggaagatgatgtgggatagcactttgtaggcggcattcaaaatggtgatcgctcggaagttctcacactccaaatggtcgcctttcttgtgaatggggcagatcaccccttctttccactctttcggtagctgttcggtttcccagatcctgaacaacttttccgggctcaacttgatgagttctgctgcgataccatctttgccagctgctttgttgttcttgagctgttggatggcATCCTTAACTTCCCTCAACGTGGGAGTTGGTTCATTCCCGTCCTCAACTGCACTGACGTAGTCAAATCAACGTTGGTCAAATCCTCCGTTGCCTTGGCCATCTGTACCTACATTctcctcgccgttcaggtgctcgTCGAAGTGCTGGCTCCCGTCCTTATCGCTACATATTTCGGCTTGCAGCACGAAGCCTTTGcgggatgcgttgagcttctggtagaacttccgtgtatctGGAGAACGGCAAAGCAGTTCCATTTCCCCGTACTCCGCTTCTTTCAGGCGGCGTTTTTTCTCCCGGAAGAGGCGTGTCTGTTGCTTCCGCTTCTGTTTGTATCGTTCCACATTCTGACGggttccatgctgcagcatgaccgctcgcgctgcattcttctcctccaaaaccgctctgcactcctcgtcgacccaatcgttccgtcgtctCCGTTCCTCGTACCCGACAATGTCCTCAGCTACGTTGTTGATGGCTGCTTTTACTGTTCTCCAGCAACGCTGCCTCGCGGTGCTGCGCGTATGCAGTGGCGACATCTGGATGCTTCAGTCGTTCCAGATCGTACCGAGGCGGCCGTCGGTACCGTACATGATTAATGACGGATAGTTTTGGGCGcaatttaaccatcaccagGTAGTGGTCAGAGTCGTTGTTAGCGCCACGATAAGTCCTGACGTCGATAATATtggagaagtgccgtccatcgatCAGGACGTGATCGATTTACGATTCCGTCTGCAGCGGTGATctccccagttaagctcagccggaaatgaaccggaattctggctggttccagttcgtattccggctccagtgacacaaccgattctagttagaatcggttgttgcactggagccggaatacgaactggaaccagccagaattccagttcatttccggctgaactttactgggtccaggtgtaacgataagggaggctgtgctggaagaaggtgctacGAATGACTATATTCTTGGAGGCGGCGAAATCAATGAGTCGAAGGCCGTTCTCATTCGTCAGCTGGTGAGCGCTGAACTTTCCAATCGTCGGTCTGAATTCCTCGTCCTGGCCTACCTGAGCGTCCCCAATGATGATCTTGACGTTGTGGCTTGAGCAGCGGTCGTATTCTCGTTCGAGCTGCACGTAGAAACCGTCATTGTCATCATCGGTGCTTCCGGAGTGAGGGCTGTGCACGTTTATTAGgctgatgttgaagaaacggctcttgatcctcaacctacacattctttcgtcgatcgGCCACCAACAAATCATGCGCCTTTGCATATCGAGCATCACAATAAAAGTTGTCCCTAGCTCATGCGTATTGCCGCAGCTCTGGTAGATAGTATGATTAACTCTAAACGTTCGCACCATGGATCCTGTCCAACACACCTCCTGCAGCGCTACGATTCCGAACCCACGGTCCTTGAAAACATTGGCGAGTACGCGGGTGCTCCCGATGGAGTTGAGAGATCTGCAGTTTCACGTTTCGAGCTTCCAATCACTAGTCCCTTTTCGTCGCAGTGGTTGTCGCGTTCTTATCTTGTTGACTTTTCGCTGCGATTGATTTTTTACGGCTAGCTCGCAGGGCCTGACACAAACCCCCTAACTTTCCGGAGGACCATAGTGCACAGTTGAGCTTAGAGTCCTTCACTGGCACTCGGACAATgatcagccgcccctaacatggggaacagacgctgttttgagccgctcCTCCTGGAGATACGACGCTCAGGCGCTTAGGCTTGCACcagcaacccccccccccccttccctgtcagcctaGTAGtacccaccggggttggttacccgatcttccctAAGATTGCTTGTAGTTCCCGGCCAGTACCACGgggaggtagggataggagttgCTGGGAAGAGGCTCTGTCTCACGCATTACCAAGCCTTTACCGAGCCGCCTACTACGTTGCGGCAGTCGTTTAGTAGTTGATCTCTTGCCCAAGCTGAAAGTTCGCTTTTTTTTCGCTTGCCCTAGGTCATTTGTGTAATTCCTTGATAAGGATTTTTGACGGCGAACTGCCACTGTTAAGTTTCcgatgttttcacaaaactagcgCATTGATAGGTTTTTAGCCTCTGTCAGCTCAGCGTTATATTTGGTAAGAATGGTTCTGTAGCCTGaccagttaaaaaaaattcttttattgAACAGGCGCCTAGCTTCCTTCCTAAGCGTTGCTAGATTTTCATTCCACCAATGAATATCACTTCATACAGACTTTGTTACAAAAGTGCCACTGTCATTATAGGCGGTTATGATTCTCTTTAATATGACGTTTGCCGCACTATCCAGATCTGCTGGAGATTGCAGCTTACTCCCCGTTCTTTTCGACTGTTCCAGGTGTGAGCGGAATACACACcaatttgttttccttatttCCCTGTGTTTTTGCATTGTGAGTTTATTGGCTTCCATGGCGAATATTATGCGTTTGTGATCCGACAGACTAGGTTCGTCTGAAACGTGCCGACTCTATTTTTTCCGGTATTTGAGCTGCA encodes:
- the LOC131685840 gene encoding uncharacterized protein LOC131685840, with the protein product MSSRRSRFSLSLVRRSESPKSPIGDRARSTCGLDSSAGFSYSTPQSRRQRSSYKNESPATYDCENSPIPMSQDINNSISGVAWAWNSPKRAVASNLRKRPLACQIFVSNKDSEFSSGQSGRSTSHLTGFYKFQSELKMLQANETDDADLEQKNLSIDVIAPASPPSSPGIEKEEPKIPKSFQTDSFNDSELDCLLLQASQAIERKKSHEKCRPLREKSVPTFTQGKENKLGKERSLFKSRTTEDFDLNSDELLNDSDSDSFLLKASQMIEESVTKNVPGSNSRRVSTLTRHRSMPESPSPKVNSPGCSNRAKRLPRDVVVSVRPSEDVPSSDRRQCTKREIEQKRQDALKRLQASRLNKLRQGNHS